In a genomic window of Apteryx mantelli isolate bAptMan1 chromosome 2, bAptMan1.hap1, whole genome shotgun sequence:
- the LOC106496250 gene encoding carbonic anhydrase 3 — MINPNYYPWGYDSDNGPDQWHKNYPIAKGHHQSPIEINNKEVHYDRSLLPWFASYDPGAAKTILNNGKTCRVVFDDSFDRSVLRGGPLPGVYRLRQLHFHWGSSDDHGSEHVVNGVRYAGELHLLHWNPKYSNYLDAVRRTDGIAVLAIFLQVGKTPKPEMKRILEEINAIKTKGKEAPFPNFDPSILFPKSHDYWTYHGSFTTPPCEECITWIVLREPIIVSSDQMAKLRSLSKNAENEPELPLVDNWRPTQPRHYRMVSASFL; from the exons ATGATCAACCCCAACTACTACCCGTGGGGCTACGACAGCGACAACG GACCAGATCAGTGGCACAAAAATTACCCAATTGCCAAAGGACACCATCAGTCACCTATTGAAATCAATAACAAAGAAGTGCATTACGATCGTTCCCTACTACCATGGTTTGCTAGTTATGATCCTGGTGCAGCTAAGACCATCCTCAATAATGGGAAAACCTGCAGAGTTGTGTTTGATGATTCTTTCGATAGATCAg TGCTGAGAGGTGGGCCACTCCCAGGAGTCTACAGGCTGCGTCAGCTTCACTTTCATTGGGGTTCTTCTGATGACCATGGCTCTGAGCATGTTGTGAATGGAGTGAGATATGCAGGAGAG ctACATTTGTTACACTGGAATCCCAAATATAGTAATTACCTTGATGCGGTGAGAAGAACTGATGGCATAGCTGTTTTGGCCATTTTTTTGCAA GTAGGGAAAACTCCCAAACCAGAGATGAAGAGGATTCTTGAAGAAATAAATGCTATTAAAACAAAG gggAAAGAAGCTCCTTTTCCAAACTTTGATCCTTCAATTCTTTTCCCTAAATCTCATGACTACTGGACATACCATGGCTCTTTTACTACCCCACCTTGCGAAGAGTGCATCACCTGGATTGTTCTCAGAGAGCCTATCATAGTCAGCTCAGACCAG ATGGCAAAGCTCCGCAGCCTTTCCAAGAATGCTGAGAATGAACCTGAGCTCCCCCTGGTCGATAACTGGCGCCCGACTCAGCCTCGGCATTACAGGATGGTGAGCGCATCATTCTTATAG